A single window of Dermacentor albipictus isolate Rhodes 1998 colony chromosome 1, USDA_Dalb.pri_finalv2, whole genome shotgun sequence DNA harbors:
- the LOC139050506 gene encoding uncharacterized protein, whose translation MRCPFWMFQIRDPDMIAMNQPSDADSPTVAVLDVKLPLFWTGDPELWFVQVESQFATCRITSDSTKYHHVVDNLPPATASEVRDLLLTPPAENAYQTLKETLIRRVTPTEPERLQQLLREAELGDHRPSQLLRHMQQLAGDATASDGRLVRELFLQRLPTSVRIGLTASGETDLAKMAELADKLMAVAVPTVASVHADAPSANSLQEMREEISRLADTVAALHPSGNQRPRQRTASQPQQRRVCWYHRKFGNAARNCVSPCENSGNALSQH comes from the coding sequence atgcgttgtccctTCTGGATGTTCCAAATACGCGACCCGGACATGATCGCCATGAATCAGCCAAGCGACGCCGACAGCCCCACGGTAGCCGTACTTGATGTCAAGCTACCTCTGTTTTGGACTGGCGACCCGGAACTTTGGTTCGTGCAAGTTGAGTCGCAGTTCGCTACATGCCGCATCACTTCTGACAGCACCAAATACCACCACGTGGTGGACAACCTCCCGCCTGCGACGGCCAGCGAGGTGCGGGACCTACTGCTAACGCCACCCGCAGAGAACGCCTACCAGACGCTAAAAGAGACATTGATTCGCCGTGTCACACCGACAGAGCCCGAGCGTCTCCAACAGCTACTGCGGGAGGCCGAACTTGGCGACCACCGACCCAGCCAGTTGCTACGCCACATGCAACAACTGGCCGGCGACGCGACAGCAAGCGACGGTCGTTTGGTGCGGGAACTGTTCCTGCAAAGGCTTCCCACAAGTGTACGGATAGGCCTCACGGCGTCGGGCGAGACAGACCTTGCCAAGATGGCCGAGCTCGCCGACAAACTCATGGCGGTCGCCGTGCCCACAGTCGCGTCGGTGCACGCAGACGCACCGTCCGCCAATTCCTTGCAAGAGATGCGAGAGGAAATTTCTCGCCTCGCAGACACCGTCGCAGCGCTGCACCCTAGCGGAAACCAGCGACCACGACAGCGTACCGCATCACAACCACAACAACGTAGGGTGTGCTGGTACCACCGCAAATTCGGCAACGCTGCACGGAACTGTGTGTCACCCTGTGAAAATTCGGGAAACGCCCTGAGCCAGCACTGA